One genomic segment of Virgibacillus doumboii includes these proteins:
- a CDS encoding alpha/beta hydrolase, translating into MKIKLPQPFTFEAGPRAVLLLHGFTGHSADVRMLGRFLEKKGYTSHAPIYRGHGKEPEELVKASADEWWEDVQNAFNHLKELGYQEIAVAGLSLGGVLSLKLAYSEQVKGVIPMCAPMFFDNETELTKGYRFKAKEFKQLEGKDADTIEQEVNKLIDDSQDMFKDLGEFITEVSKNIDTIYTPTFVVQARQDEMINTDSAEYIYKNVEADEKDIKWYEKSGHVITMDKEKEQLFEDIYQFLESLDWKE; encoded by the coding sequence ATGAAAATAAAATTGCCACAGCCGTTTACGTTTGAAGCCGGTCCCCGTGCGGTATTGTTATTACATGGTTTTACCGGCCATTCTGCAGATGTCCGGATGCTGGGACGTTTTTTGGAGAAAAAAGGATATACGAGTCATGCGCCGATTTACCGCGGGCATGGAAAAGAACCGGAGGAACTGGTAAAAGCAAGTGCTGATGAATGGTGGGAGGATGTGCAAAATGCCTTTAATCATTTAAAAGAACTGGGTTATCAGGAAATAGCTGTCGCAGGATTGTCACTGGGAGGTGTATTGTCATTGAAACTTGCATACTCCGAGCAGGTAAAAGGGGTTATCCCCATGTGTGCACCGATGTTTTTTGACAATGAAACAGAGCTTACCAAAGGTTATCGATTTAAGGCAAAAGAATTTAAGCAGTTGGAAGGAAAAGATGCTGATACGATTGAGCAGGAAGTGAACAAGCTCATTGATGATTCACAGGATATGTTTAAGGATCTGGGTGAATTTATCACGGAAGTCAGTAAAAACATTGATACGATATACACACCAACATTCGTTGTACAGGCGAGACAGGATGAAATGATTAATACCGATAGTGCTGAATACATTTATAAGAATGTTGAGGCAGATGAAAAAGATATCAAATGGTATGAAAAATCAGGTCATGTCATTACGATGGATAAAGAAAAAGAGCAACTATTTGAGGATATCTATCAATTTCTGGAATCGCTTGACTGGAAAGAATGA
- the rnr gene encoding ribonuclease R: MNETIKEQVQDFFAEHRERPLSVDELEDALDLEGSDDFKELVKALNELEETGELVRTRKNRFGLPEKMNLIRGKIQMHAKGFAFLIPDDEGQSDVYIHHSDLGSSMNNDIVLVRPEKGSADGNRPEGTVIRILERATHQVVGTFEDNKSFGFVVADDKRIPNDIFIPKSVTGGAVTGHKVIVHITKYPEAGKSAEGEVVLILGHKNDPGIDIISIIHKHGIKIDFPEEVMDQAKNTPEEIDESELENRRDRRDETIVTIDGADAKDLDDAVSVKKLDNGNYQLGVYIADVSYYVEENSPIDKEAFERGTSVYLVDRVIPMIPHRLSNGICSLNPQVDRLTLGCEMEINAKGEVVNHEIFQSVIKTNERMTYKDVNRILVDRDEEVRDRYDALVPMFEDMGKLAEILRAKRFGRGAIDFDFKEAQVLVDENGKASDVVLRERSVAERLIEEFMLAANETVAEHFHWMDVPFIHRIHQDPDEGKLQNFFEFIAGLGYVVKGTANDIHPQALQKVIEEVKGKPEEMIVSKLMLRSMQQAKYDPQSIGHFGLATEFYTHFTSPIRRYPDLTVHRLIRTYLIEKKMDPKTIKHWKEQMPEIGRHTSAMERAAVDAERETDDLKKAEYMQDKIGEEYTGVISSVTNFGLFVELENTVEGLIHVSYLTDDYYHFDDRNYAMIGERTGNIYKIGEEVNVRVVKVNLDERVVDFELVSDRRPPKKKKIKAKKAK, translated from the coding sequence ATGAATGAAACAATTAAAGAACAAGTACAGGATTTTTTTGCCGAACATAGGGAAAGGCCTTTATCTGTCGATGAATTGGAGGATGCATTGGATCTGGAAGGGTCGGATGATTTCAAAGAACTCGTTAAAGCATTGAATGAGCTGGAGGAAACCGGTGAATTGGTTCGTACCCGGAAAAATCGGTTTGGTTTGCCGGAAAAAATGAACCTGATTCGCGGCAAAATTCAAATGCATGCCAAAGGGTTTGCTTTTCTGATTCCGGATGATGAAGGCCAGTCAGACGTCTATATTCATCACTCTGATTTGGGGTCATCAATGAACAACGATATTGTGCTCGTCAGGCCGGAAAAAGGAAGTGCGGACGGAAACAGGCCGGAAGGAACCGTTATCCGTATTTTGGAGCGGGCAACCCATCAGGTGGTTGGAACATTTGAAGATAATAAGTCATTCGGATTTGTCGTTGCTGATGACAAACGGATTCCCAATGATATTTTTATACCGAAAAGCGTGACAGGAGGAGCTGTTACCGGTCACAAGGTAATTGTGCATATAACAAAATATCCGGAAGCCGGCAAGAGTGCCGAGGGTGAAGTCGTCCTTATTCTTGGCCACAAAAATGACCCTGGAATTGATATTATATCGATAATTCATAAGCACGGAATTAAGATTGACTTTCCTGAAGAGGTAATGGATCAGGCGAAAAATACACCGGAAGAAATTGACGAATCGGAACTGGAAAATCGGCGAGACCGGCGTGATGAGACGATTGTCACGATAGATGGCGCCGATGCCAAGGATTTGGATGATGCGGTGTCCGTCAAAAAACTGGATAATGGCAATTATCAGCTTGGCGTCTATATTGCGGATGTCAGCTATTATGTAGAGGAAAATTCACCGATTGACAAAGAAGCGTTTGAGCGCGGGACAAGTGTCTATCTGGTCGACCGTGTCATTCCGATGATTCCACACCGGCTGTCAAATGGAATCTGTTCATTAAACCCGCAAGTGGACAGGCTTACATTGGGTTGTGAGATGGAAATTAACGCAAAAGGTGAAGTGGTTAATCATGAAATTTTCCAGAGTGTCATCAAGACGAACGAACGGATGACGTATAAAGATGTGAACCGGATTTTGGTTGATCGCGATGAAGAAGTACGTGACAGATACGATGCGCTGGTTCCGATGTTTGAAGACATGGGAAAATTGGCGGAAATATTACGTGCCAAGCGTTTTGGCCGGGGTGCGATTGACTTTGATTTCAAAGAAGCACAGGTATTGGTTGATGAAAACGGAAAAGCAAGTGATGTCGTTTTACGTGAGCGCTCGGTTGCCGAACGGCTGATTGAAGAATTTATGCTGGCTGCCAATGAAACGGTGGCTGAGCATTTTCACTGGATGGATGTACCATTCATTCACCGGATTCACCAGGATCCTGATGAAGGAAAACTGCAGAACTTTTTCGAATTCATTGCCGGGCTTGGTTATGTTGTTAAAGGGACTGCGAATGATATTCACCCGCAGGCATTGCAAAAAGTGATTGAGGAAGTAAAAGGAAAGCCGGAAGAAATGATTGTCTCGAAGCTGATGCTGCGTTCGATGCAGCAGGCGAAGTATGATCCGCAAAGTATCGGACATTTTGGCCTGGCAACCGAATTTTATACGCACTTCACGTCGCCAATCAGACGGTATCCGGACTTGACCGTTCACAGACTAATTCGTACCTATTTAATTGAAAAGAAAATGGATCCGAAAACAATTAAGCATTGGAAAGAACAGATGCCGGAAATCGGCAGGCATACGTCAGCAATGGAGCGGGCTGCTGTTGATGCGGAACGGGAAACCGATGATTTGAAAAAAGCAGAGTATATGCAGGATAAAATCGGCGAGGAATATACCGGCGTAATCAGCTCTGTAACGAACTTCGGATTATTTGTTGAGCTGGAGAACACGGTTGAAGGACTGATTCACGTCAGCTATTTGACCGATGATTATTATCATTTTGATGACCGTAATTATGCAATGATTGGTGAACGAACCGGGAACATCTATAAAATTGGCGAGGAAGTCAATGTCCGTGTTGTAAAGGTTAATCTGGATGAGCGGGTCGTTGATTTTGAACTGGTCTCGGACAGGCGGCCGCCGAAAAAGAAAAAAATCAAAGCTAAGAAGGCGAAATAG
- the zupT gene encoding zinc transporter ZupT codes for MSHDVILAFLFTLVAGLATGIGSLLAFFAKTTNTKFLSFALGFSAGVMIYVSFVDIFTKAQESLVGELGEQGGTWLTVGSFFGGILLIALIDRFIPKQSNPHELKKIEDMSKNGSRVKDPDLLKMGVFTALAIGIHNFPEGIATFMSTLEDPALGLAIAIAVAIHNIPEGIAVSVPIYYATGDKRKAFRLSFLSGIAEPVGAVVGFLILMPFLSDLTFGIIFAAVAGIMVFISLDELLPAAKKYDEAHVSIYGLIGGMAVMAVSLLLII; via the coding sequence ATGTCACATGATGTTATTCTGGCGTTTTTATTTACGCTGGTTGCCGGCTTGGCAACTGGTATCGGAAGTCTGCTAGCTTTCTTTGCAAAAACAACCAATACCAAGTTTTTATCGTTTGCATTGGGCTTTTCGGCAGGCGTGATGATTTATGTATCATTTGTTGATATTTTTACCAAAGCACAGGAATCACTGGTAGGAGAACTTGGTGAGCAGGGTGGAACCTGGCTTACGGTAGGTTCTTTTTTTGGCGGGATATTACTGATAGCACTGATCGACCGTTTCATACCGAAACAGTCAAATCCCCATGAGTTGAAAAAAATTGAAGATATGAGCAAAAATGGCAGCAGGGTTAAGGATCCTGATTTACTGAAGATGGGTGTATTCACTGCACTTGCCATTGGAATTCATAACTTTCCCGAGGGTATAGCAACTTTTATGTCCACACTGGAGGATCCGGCGCTCGGTTTGGCAATTGCAATAGCTGTGGCCATTCATAACATCCCCGAAGGAATTGCCGTGTCCGTTCCTATTTACTATGCCACAGGTGATAAGCGCAAGGCATTTCGACTTTCGTTTTTGTCCGGAATTGCGGAACCAGTTGGAGCTGTTGTTGGCTTTTTGATTCTTATGCCATTCTTAAGTGATCTTACATTCGGCATTATTTTTGCTGCAGTTGCAGGAATTATGGTGTTTATTTCGTTGGATGAACTGCTTCCTGCCGCAAAAAAATACGATGAGGCGCACGTATCGATTTACGGGTTAATTGGCGGTATGGCGGTTATGGCGGTGAGCTTGTTGTTGATTATTTGA
- the smpB gene encoding SsrA-binding protein SmpB, with the protein MPKGNGKAIAQNKKARHDYFIEETYEAGIVLKGTEIKSIRAGRINLKDSHARIDRNGEVQLVNMHIATYEQGNRFNHDPTRTRKLLLHRKEIDKLIGLTQQQSYTLVPLKVYIKNGVAKVLIGLGKGKKKYDKREDVKRKQMKRDADRAVKESMQ; encoded by the coding sequence ATGCCAAAAGGAAACGGGAAAGCCATCGCACAAAATAAAAAAGCAAGGCATGATTATTTTATAGAGGAAACCTATGAGGCCGGGATTGTCTTAAAAGGAACGGAAATTAAATCGATCCGGGCCGGCCGTATAAATTTAAAGGATTCGCATGCTCGGATTGATCGCAATGGTGAGGTTCAACTGGTCAATATGCATATTGCGACATATGAACAAGGGAACCGATTCAATCATGATCCGACCCGGACACGCAAGCTATTGCTCCACCGCAAAGAAATAGATAAACTGATTGGATTAACACAGCAGCAGAGCTATACACTTGTGCCATTGAAGGTTTACATTAAAAACGGTGTAGCCAAAGTGTTGATTGGCCTTGGAAAAGGGAAAAAGAAATATGACAAACGTGAAGATGTGAAGCGGAAACAGATGAAGCGTGATGCCGATCGGGCTGTTAAGGAAAGTATGCAGTAA
- a CDS encoding sigma-70 family RNA polymerase sigma factor: MAMELDNQELKAIQNDENLREQFLEQLIHEYSQSVLWLAYTYVKEKQLAEEVTQDVFMTCYNKISSFKNQSSIKTWMYRITVNKCKDELRKKSFKRFLLRNEQSQDNWGAYENHPESILVQEMEDEVLTNNVMSLPTKFREVIYMHYFEDMKIREISEIFNVKLNTIKTRLNRGRSMLRKMYEDKEGLK; this comes from the coding sequence ATGGCCATGGAACTAGACAACCAGGAACTGAAAGCCATCCAGAATGACGAGAATCTGCGTGAGCAATTTTTGGAACAGCTGATTCATGAATATAGTCAATCTGTGTTATGGCTTGCTTATACATATGTAAAAGAAAAGCAGCTTGCTGAAGAAGTGACGCAGGATGTCTTTATGACCTGTTATAACAAAATCAGCAGTTTTAAAAACCAATCTTCCATAAAAACGTGGATGTATCGCATCACGGTAAATAAATGCAAAGATGAGCTGAGAAAAAAATCGTTTAAGCGTTTTTTGTTACGAAATGAACAATCCCAGGACAACTGGGGTGCCTACGAGAATCATCCGGAATCCATTCTGGTGCAAGAAATGGAGGATGAAGTGCTGACAAATAATGTTATGTCTCTCCCAACCAAATTCAGAGAAGTGATTTATATGCATTATTTTGAAGATATGAAAATACGTGAAATAAGTGAGATTTTTAATGTAAAACTAAATACGATCAAAACCAGATTGAATCGCGGAAGGTCCATGCTCCGGAAAATGTATGAAGACAAGGAGGGCTTAAAATGA
- a CDS encoding DUF2569 family protein codes for MTNTERFHNENKSEFDTDYHYAIVAGWLVLPAIGIAFAFFGTLIYVLGYNSSYLLINYIFNILLLIFYLFIIVCWVRRKKLLPKLIIANYALNILWRFYAMIQWGLTEYVWLYTLIDCIWIVYFFRSKRVKATFTN; via the coding sequence ATGACTAATACAGAACGGTTTCATAATGAGAATAAGTCCGAATTTGATACGGACTATCATTACGCAATCGTTGCAGGCTGGCTTGTTTTACCGGCTATCGGAATTGCTTTTGCCTTTTTTGGCACTCTCATTTATGTGTTGGGCTACAACTCATCTTATCTTCTAATAAATTACATATTTAATATTTTGCTCCTAATCTTTTATCTCTTCATTATTGTATGTTGGGTCAGGCGAAAAAAACTGCTGCCGAAATTAATAATTGCCAATTATGCACTTAACATTTTGTGGCGTTTTTATGCAATGATTCAGTGGGGACTCACCGAATATGTATGGCTGTATACACTGATTGACTGTATCTGGATTGTGTATTTTTTCAGATCGAAACGTGTGAAGGCGACATTCACAAACTAA
- a CDS encoding M42 family metallopeptidase, with protein sequence MTTYPNVNETKGLLRQLVSIPSPSGNTGKVIQFVEDFLKDLQVETRRNRKGGLIATLPGKNNDEQRMLTAHVDTLGAMVKEVKNNGRLRLDLIGGFKYNAIEGEYCEIQTSDGDVFTGTILMRQTSVHVYKDAGKAERNQENMEVRIDAKVENADDIRELGIEVGDFVSFDPRVQLTETGFVKSRHLDDKASVATLLQLIKRVKEEGITLPYTTHFLISNNEEIGYGGNSNITPETVEYLAVDMGAMGDGQMTDEYTVSICVKDASGPYHYGLRKHLVELAANNNIGYKQDIYPYYGSDASAAIRAGHDIIHGLIGPGIDSSHAYERTHETSLEYTEQLLYHYVKSELVDY encoded by the coding sequence ATGACTACATATCCAAACGTAAACGAAACAAAAGGACTACTTAGACAACTGGTTTCCATACCAAGTCCATCCGGAAACACCGGGAAAGTAATTCAGTTTGTGGAGGATTTTTTGAAGGATCTGCAAGTGGAAACAAGACGGAACCGCAAAGGCGGCTTGATTGCAACATTGCCTGGAAAAAATAATGATGAGCAGCGGATGCTGACGGCACACGTAGATACGCTCGGTGCGATGGTAAAAGAAGTGAAAAACAATGGCCGGCTGCGTCTTGATTTAATTGGCGGATTTAAATACAACGCGATAGAAGGGGAGTACTGCGAAATCCAAACTTCCGACGGCGATGTATTTACAGGAACGATCCTGATGCGTCAGACTTCCGTGCATGTATATAAAGATGCCGGAAAAGCGGAGCGTAACCAGGAAAACATGGAAGTCCGGATTGATGCCAAGGTGGAAAACGCTGACGATATCCGAGAGCTTGGAATTGAAGTAGGGGATTTTGTTTCCTTCGATCCACGGGTCCAACTTACGGAAACTGGTTTTGTTAAATCACGTCATTTGGATGACAAAGCGAGTGTTGCTACGTTATTACAGTTGATTAAGCGGGTGAAAGAAGAAGGCATTACCCTACCATACACGACGCATTTTCTTATTTCCAACAATGAAGAAATCGGCTATGGCGGGAATTCCAACATTACACCAGAGACTGTGGAATATCTGGCAGTCGATATGGGTGCTATGGGTGACGGACAAATGACGGATGAGTATACAGTGTCCATTTGTGTAAAGGATGCGAGTGGTCCGTATCATTATGGATTGCGCAAGCATTTGGTCGAACTCGCAGCAAACAACAACATCGGGTATAAACAAGATATCTATCCATATTACGGTTCCGATGCATCTGCAGCAATCCGTGCTGGACATGATATTATTCATGGACTTATCGGACCGGGAATCGACTCGTCGCATGCGTATGAGCGGACACATGAAACGTCGTTGGAATATACGGAACAATTGCTGTATCACTATGTAAAATCTGAGTTGGTAGACTACTAA
- a CDS encoding MarR family winged helix-turn-helix transcriptional regulator, giving the protein MSLSMDKAIRSASVRLSKKISRIINHQLKKFNITTEQWSVLRTLHDSGRITQKTLSERSDKDQATLTKILDLLEKHGYTDRVRNPEDRRSFLVQITEKGFNLVEEVGPFLQDVYRDIVEDIDQEKLSLYQEVLTSLEKNIDFLLMNESNRKKE; this is encoded by the coding sequence ATGTCCCTGTCAATGGATAAAGCCATCAGATCCGCTTCCGTTCGACTCAGCAAAAAAATATCCCGAATCATCAATCATCAATTAAAAAAATTCAATATCACAACCGAACAATGGAGTGTACTAAGGACATTGCATGATTCAGGCCGGATTACACAAAAAACACTTTCCGAACGATCGGATAAAGATCAGGCAACCTTAACAAAAATTCTCGACTTATTGGAAAAACACGGGTATACCGACAGAGTCCGGAATCCGGAAGATCGCCGTTCCTTTCTGGTTCAGATTACTGAAAAAGGATTTAATCTTGTTGAAGAGGTTGGTCCCTTTTTACAGGATGTATATAGAGATATAGTTGAGGATATTGATCAGGAGAAATTGTCACTATATCAGGAAGTATTAACCTCATTGGAAAAGAACATTGATTTCCTGTTAATGAATGAATCAAATAGAAAGAAGGAATAG
- a CDS encoding MFS transporter, whose translation MRNAPKLWTSQFLAIIVMAFLFFLCLQLLTAGFPAYITTIKNDPAQAGLMTTVFMAAAILTRPLIGYIMQKINMKLISIAALIFLTLSVGLSYGQDSVAVLLGLRVLHGIGFGIVSTIFATMATTIIPVKRIGEGIGYYGMATSVGTSVAPMFALSILQFFSYNAMIILSVILTIAALVLCFFVKAPKTAVTDSGSIRNITLKEYVFDKKALLPCILTMFFTVTLGGVISFLSGLGKEAGLSSVSLFFLVMTIMMTAIRPFSGRWFDNYGHKVIMYPAAVSGIVGLFLL comes from the coding sequence ATGAGAAACGCACCAAAGTTATGGACATCCCAGTTTTTGGCCATTATTGTAATGGCTTTTTTATTTTTTCTTTGTTTACAGTTATTAACGGCTGGTTTTCCGGCATATATAACTACGATCAAAAATGACCCTGCACAGGCCGGTCTGATGACAACAGTCTTTATGGCTGCAGCAATTTTAACCCGTCCGCTGATTGGTTATATCATGCAAAAAATAAATATGAAATTGATCAGTATTGCAGCACTTATCTTTCTCACATTGTCCGTTGGCTTAAGTTATGGACAGGATTCGGTTGCTGTACTACTAGGGTTACGGGTACTGCACGGGATTGGATTCGGTATTGTTTCAACTATATTTGCGACAATGGCAACAACAATTATCCCGGTAAAACGGATTGGTGAAGGGATTGGCTATTATGGCATGGCCACAAGTGTCGGAACCAGTGTGGCACCAATGTTTGCTTTATCCATTCTGCAATTTTTCTCGTATAATGCGATGATTATTCTGTCGGTTATTTTAACGATTGCCGCACTTGTTCTTTGTTTCTTTGTAAAAGCACCAAAAACAGCTGTTACCGATAGTGGCAGTATACGAAATATCACGTTAAAAGAATATGTTTTTGATAAAAAGGCATTACTTCCATGTATTCTGACGATGTTTTTCACCGTTACATTGGGTGGGGTAATCAGCTTTTTGAGCGGACTGGGTAAAGAGGCAGGCCTAAGCTCTGTTTCGTTATTTTTCCTCGTAATGACAATCATGATGACAGCAATTCGTCCGTTTTCAGGAAGATGGTTTGATAATTACGGACATAAAGTCATTATGTACCCTGCAGCCGTTTCGGGTATTGTTGGACTGTTTCTTTTATAG
- a CDS encoding MFS transporter — protein MLAAGMFYGISYGIVTPTLQAIAVSFVDREKQGTANAMFFSSMDIGMAVGSTGLGMLAAATSYHFIYGFSIISIVILLLIYTFIFVRSEKVLKE, from the coding sequence TTGCTTGCTGCCGGGATGTTTTACGGTATCTCCTATGGTATTGTTACTCCGACGCTTCAGGCTATTGCGGTAAGTTTTGTTGATCGGGAGAAGCAGGGAACAGCCAATGCCATGTTTTTCTCATCGATGGACATTGGAATGGCAGTAGGTTCTACCGGATTGGGAATGCTCGCAGCCGCTACTAGTTATCATTTTATCTATGGATTTTCAATAATAAGTATTGTTATTTTGCTGTTAATCTACACATTTATTTTTGTAAGGTCTGAGAAGGTGCTAAAAGAATGA